The nucleotide sequence CAGTTCATCCAGCTCGCGGATGCCATTTTTTTCCCAGCTTGTATAGGGTCTGGGTTCAAAACCGGTCAGCCAGGCCAGCAATTCAATATTTTTTTCGTCGGTTCTGATCTTTGGATTGTTTATAAAATTGATCAGAGGCCGGAACTTGTCGATGTCAAAATTTTCGATGATACGCGGATACGTCCTCTCATCGCCGGTCTTTCCAAAAAAATTCCGCAGGGTCTGTTCATCTTTCCGCTGCCATTTCTCGGTACATACGATCCGGCATTCATCTCTCAGCCGGGCCGGAGTTGGCGCACTAAGATTTAGATGCAATATACCGGAGCTTTTTTTTTGTTCATAATCCTGCAGTATCTGGTCGATGTAATCCTTATACATACGGCAAAGATGGCAACGTATAAAATAAAGAATTTACGGGTTTCCGTAAAGTGATCGAAGAAGTAAATATGCCTGCAGATGGTGCTTCTTTTACGGATTCATCCCCAACCGGTGTCACCGGGCACCACAATCCACCCGGTACCTGACCGGGGTTACTCCTGTGTTTCTCTGGTAGCTGAAACAGGTCCGGTCTGGCTCAGCAAAAAAATCCGGGAGAATAAAAAATTCTATTTATCTTTATAATCAAGATAATTAATCATAAAGATATATGCAGGAACCCGGAACTGAAAACCTAAGCGACCTGGGGAGGGAGATCTCCGATGTAACGCTGCTGATGCATACCGCCATTGCACGAAGTGTTGGCCTGACGGGAGTTGACCACAAATACCTGAGCCTGATCCTGCGGCGGGGACCGCTTACAGCAGGCGAACTATCAGCATTCACCGGTCTTACCACTGGCGCAGTAACCGCCATGATCGACCGGCTGGAAAAGAAAAAGCTTGTCAGCCGGTCATTTGACAAGGCGGACCGGCGGAAAGTGCTGATCGCTGCCAATGAAGTCAGGGCCCAGAAGCTGTTTACGCAATCCAATCAGCAACTGAAAACAAGAATAGAAAAACTTATTTCGACTTATGACAAAAAGGAGGTCCGGCTGATCGCAGGCTATCTCCGGTCCTCTATCGAAATCATGCAGACATTGATCCGGGAACTCAACGAAAACAACAAATAAACCACATGCCGGTACTGCTGTCTGCGGCGGCATCGGCGCTAAATCGTTTTACCATGACCAACGTTAATATGGAATACCTCTCAAGAGCCGAAGCAGGGCTACTGGTGACCATCCTCGCCTATTTTTTACTGAACGGGGCACAGCTTTTTGAAACGGCGGTACTTGTTCCCAAATGGACCGCCGCTCCTCCGTTGTCTTTTCAGTTCTTCAAAAAACCCTATGGTGCCGATCTCAAGACCTTCTGGATCATCGCACACTCCATCCACGAGATAACATTCATCCTGGCCATTGCTTTTTGCTGGAAGATCGGGCCGGTAAGGAACGGACTCCTGCTCCTGTTTGCCGTTCACTTTGTTCTGCGCGCATGGACCCTCCTCTATTTCGCACCCAATATTATCGAGTTTCAGGCTATCGCAAACGGCAAACCTTCCGGCGCCGATCTTCTGAGCCGGACAAGGCAATGGAGGATCCTGAACTATATCAGGGTAGGTATCTTCTTTGCCGTATCATTTGGACAAATCCCTTTGCTGGTCAAACTGGCGGGTCTGAAAAACGCATAGCTGCGGCCGGGACCGTCCGCGCATATTCTTCTTTTTCCAGGTGTCCCTGAAAAGGATGAGCCACTGCCTCCCCTGATATGCATCCGGCAAGCAGCCGGTCAGTAAAGCGGTTTAGAGAGCTTTATAAAATAAATACTGTTCCGGTCAACTTTATTTGTAAAAGGAAGAATTTTTTGCTGATATATTTTGTCGGCCCCCGTTATTCCAAAGTCATCGTCATTTGATACAGCAATCAGGGAAGGGTTGATAATCGCAAGTCCTTCTGCTTTATCATGCGGATATACTGTACTGATATCTTTCATCAAATCGGCAACCAGTGTTTTTGTCACAGGCACAATACCGTTGGCGGCCAGGCTGGCGGCATCTTTCAGTTCTTCGACGGTCTTCCCGCCAAACAGTTTCCCGTTGGCTCCGTTCGCCGGATCAGAAATATCAGTAGCTCCGCTGAGGCTTATCTTAAACAGCTTCTTGAAAACCGTTGTCCGGTTTGCAGCGGTTGCGAACTGCCCGTCCCGCTCCAGTACCAGGAAATTGTTATTATCAATTGCCGCTATTTCGCTGACAGCCTGCAACGACCAGTTATCCATCATATAAACAAACTGCTTTGTATTGCCTGTAGCAATATCAAAGGTCAGGATGCGGATCGCAAGA is from Niabella beijingensis and encodes:
- a CDS encoding transposase, which produces MTNVNMEYLSRAEAGLLVTILAYFLLNGAQLFETAVLVPKWTAAPPLSFQFFKKPYGADLKTFWIIAHSIHEITFILAIAFCWKIGPVRNGLLLLFAVHFVLRAWTLLYFAPNIIEFQAIANGKPSGADLLSRTRQWRILNYIRVGIFFAVSFGQIPLLVKLAGLKNA
- a CDS encoding MarR family winged helix-turn-helix transcriptional regulator, with protein sequence MQEPGTENLSDLGREISDVTLLMHTAIARSVGLTGVDHKYLSLILRRGPLTAGELSAFTGLTTGAVTAMIDRLEKKKLVSRSFDKADRRKVLIAANEVRAQKLFTQSNQQLKTRIEKLISTYDKKEVRLIAGYLRSSIEIMQTLIRELNENNK